GATAGCAGTGAAAacgccacaaaacaaaaaattcaatgagcaaaaacaacagttttgtaCATGTGTTTTAAGTTTTGTTACATTTCTTTGCTGTTCTCTGGAAAACATCAaagtgaaatgaccaaattcaAGGTTTTGTTGTGAACGTGAACACACGACGGCGAATTTTTCATTCAGTTTTCTTAACTTGAGCGCTACTCCTACCAATTTGGTTACTGGGTAGTTCGCCGTTTCTGTAGAAGTTAAACGAGTTAAAGAAATGCTAATAAGTagcacaaataaaataaagttatattttcaagtgaccTTTTCGTTGGTTGCCTTCCTCgctgcttaagttccctaatcaGTTAACAAAGGAACTGAATACAGCGGCTCACTGATGTTTTCTTGTGTAGGTAAATGGAACTCATAACAGTGAGGACGAATCCCCAAACTTGCCATCCTCGGAGCAGCTGCTACCTCATCTACTTGATATCTTAATTTGTTTTCATCCAAATGGCTCGCCATCGTAAATCTTTACTGTACGGGCGAGGCATAGCTGGTTTTGATGAATTTACTCGGAAAAAATCCCACCTAACCTTGCGGTCTTGTCTTCTAGCTTTacgctttgatccgacaacgttatttgaaatagctgtatattaaTGATCTGCCTGAGTGTTTAAGTTCAACCACTCCATGTATATATGCGGATGATACCCAGATGTTCTCATCCTCTTACGATGCCAACGAACTTGTCATCAAACTAAATTCTGATCTCGCTCATGTCCGCAATTGGCtcattgaaaacaaacttcaaatgcACCCCTCTAAGTCTAAATTAATGTTTATTGGCTCCTCGTATAATTTGAACAATAAGAATACTGAACAACCCGTTGTGGTAAACAACACACCCGTATCACGAACTGATACACATAAATGCTTAGGAGTTCTGATAGACGAAAAACTTAGTTGGGATAGTCATATTGACATGATTTGTAAGAAGGCCAGTGCGGGTATTGGAGCGATGAGACGTATTAAGCCCTATGTTCCTGTAGATTCGCTTGAAAAGGTTTATAAGAGCCTGGTACAGCCttactttgaatattgttcACCTCTTTGGGACAACTGCGGGAAATTACTAAAAGACAAGCTACAAAGATTTCAATCTCGTGCCGCTAGGGTTCTTACTGGTGCCATTTATGACATTCGCTCCGCTGACATAATCCAGACCCTCTCTTGGGACACACTTGATGCGAGGCGGTTTAGTGCCAAATCAACACTAATGGATAAAATACTAAATGACGACACCGCGCCCAGCCTTAGGAGCTCCTTTGTTAGAAGGAATGTTGATCAGACTGATTACCATCTCAGAAATAGTGCTACAGATCTGACACTTCCTAAACCAAAGAGAGAGTTTCTAAAAAGGAGTTTTAAATATAGCGGCGCAATGCTTTGGAACCAACTCCCAAATGAAGCAAAACTAGCGGAATCGATACATTCATTTAATAAATGTATCAAAACGTAATTGGGTCATGTCAAGCCATATGTGTTAATCCTCTACTTAGTTTAAAATATGTACATATGTGTTAATCCTCTACTTAGTTTAAAATATGTACTTAGATAATTATAGTTGAATTTTGTAGTTTTACACTGCCATATTATTAATCATGTACTTAGTTTTTATAAAGTACTTAGTTCataatagtttttattttttgtaatttgcatgatttatgaattgagtTCAGCGCGTGTCCAGAGCGGCGTTTGCTGAAACGCCGAACCACTGTCGCAGTATCCGACTTGGCAAGTCGAACCGATGCTAGAGTCGAACcaattaatttgagtcgaatttaattgcagcaaacgtcgcaccattcatgcgcctatttcaaaataaataggttcgacgaattaaattcgacttagattcgacgtttgccctaggccttaCCGAGTAAAATGACACGCTGAGTTAAGTACATACTAAATTAACAAGTTGTTCCAATGTCTCATCTTGCCAACAGCAAAGTTCGTCGCGTTGCTGCTAAACAATGACCTATTATGACTATTAACTTCGCTTTTATCGCCGTTCGAATTGGTAAACCTATCGTATTTACTCGATTAAACTCCGGACTTCGAATAAATGGTCTCCAAGGTGGAGTCTTAAATAAATCTCTGAAGAATTTATTACAAATATTCATCCGCATTTCAGAGAACATCGTCCCTCATTGTAGGCAAAATTTTAACACGGCGAGACTCACTGGCAGACACTAGAGTAACAATGAAACTGTCCATAGcataaagaaataaagaataCGACATAATATCGAAAAAGTAATTCGTTTACCAGAGGATAATATTCCAAACGAACAACTTATAATCTTACTTCAAAGCGAAATTCGTCACGCATCGCCTAGTGTCTAGAGTCACTCTCATCCGCTCATTTGCGTAGAATTTTTGCGCGAACTGTTTTGGGAAATGAGACACTTTAAATTGCGGCTTTCTCTTCTCTTGTAGCCGATTTCTGCCCATATGACCATTATGAAGTGACCATAACATGTGCTCGGTGTTAGAGCTCATTGAGGTTGCGTTTCTTTTAAGTTAACAGCTGACCAGGTACTGGTTTTTCATTGGATCGAAGGCTCAAGTCAGGTTATtactctgagaaaaaaaaagagggagcACATGCAGAGGCAAAATTTTGGCACAAGTTAACCTCTGTCGCGTTTTGGACTTTCCTTCCTATATATTCCTTGTAAAATTGTGTCTTGAAAAGTCCCTGGTGTACTGTTCACGTAATTTCTGCAATCTTAGTTGGACTTATAATGGGTatggtttcttaaaatttaacTGAAAAGAATAGCAAAACCACACCCTGAAATATTACATGCTCATAATTGATCATATTTTAACAGATAAACTAAGAATAAagccaggatccgagccaggatccgagccaggattcgagccaggattcgagcaaggatccgagccaggattcgagccaggatcggagccaggattcgagccaggatccgagctaggatccgagccaggatccGAGACCGAGCCAGGATCCACCCTTTGCGCGCCTTAAGTTTTTCCCGCCATTTTGATCACGTGATCTGGTTCTTCTTTGTGTCAAGATGGAGGAAAGTAGAGGTAAGCGTTTGCAAATCGCTATTGTTTAAGTTTGAATGGCCCTTTTGTTTGCTGTTTAATGTTCCAGTTTTGCAGTAGAATCGCAATGAAAtgctttcctttgttttagacgAAAGTGAATTCGAATTTCCTTTCAGAGCTGGCTCGCAGCAGGTAGTAGTAATAATCTCAGATTAACTGTCGTTTGAAAATACCTTGCCTTCAGTGATGTCTTGTTTTACCATCAGTGAGGTCGTGTTTTACCGCACTGGAACGCTTTTTGTGATTGTTTCTCTTCTGGGTGGATTTTGTGGACCTTAGTAGTCTATAGTGTTCTGATTTATCCCCCCCGCGCcgctttccaagatggccgccaataaAACTTCGAgagaaaatgacgtcatcaCCCCTTTTGGGCCCATTTTACCACAAAAGGTGGTAAACCCTAGCGCCACCGGTCTGCCCTGAAAAACGCCTGCCCCGAACCCTAAAAGCCGCCCTCAACCCGGACTCGTCCTAGTCCCTTGTCCCCGGATGCCACCCCACCGTGAGGTGAACCCTAGCTCGCGCGCGGCGCAAAAAACCCTAGAACCCTAGCCCAGTCGCCGCCGCAACCCTAAGCCCAAGCAAGCCCAACCAAGCCCAAGCAAGCCCACCTAAGCCCTAGCAAGCCCACCTAAGCCCTAGCAAGCCCCAGCAAGCCCCCAGCCAGCGCAAGCCAGCCCTAGCCAGCCCGCTCAGCCTGCCACtcgggtgggggggggggcccAGACAACCCATGAGGCTGGGTGGGgagtttttccttcttcttcccggagattttttccttcttcttcttttcccCCCCCCTTTCGCACTCGcctgaccttttttttttccttcgccttttttttttggggggggggagacCCCCGCGCGCAAGAGTGGGGGGTGGCTTGGACCTTGGACCCAGAGTGGGGGGTGGCTTGGGCTGACCTGGCTTGTTTTTTCCGCGCGCGCGCAAGAGTGGGGGGTGGCTTGGACCTTGGACCTTGTGGACTCGACGCGCGCTGACCTTTTTACTGTATGGCCCCGACAAAATGTAAAGCCTCTGCAAACCCTGGGGCTAAGTATGCAAAATTAATGTGGGGGAAAATGTGGGGGCAAACGCCTGTCAAATGTTTGTGAGGGCGCCATCCCGTGTATTGAGCCTGGAGCTCCCGCTCTACCAACTAACAGGTGGCTGTTGTACAGTAGCTCTGTTCTTCCTCTTTTCTCCGTCAGATGGCAAAGAATAGTGTACAATTGCAATAGTACGTTTATTGAAATTACTCCTtttaaatttgagaaaaaagaaaagacaaggaACTCCTGGCAGATAAGTAAAAAAATATCCGATAAAAGAAACGTCCGTTTTCCGAAATTAAAACTTACATTTCTGAAAGCCCTTGACAACAGCTTTACGAATATCGTTTCAGGTAATTTGCAAGATTTTATTTGGTTGCTGAGAAATCGCTTTGTGAATTTTGCGAAAAGTTCAGGGTTAGAATGTGAAAATACCGGGCTTTCTGTGCTTTTTGAAAATAAGTTAAAGAAGATATGTTCTTTAATGACGAGAAAGCCCTTATTGTCTTCTTTTTATCATATTATTTTGGTGTACATCAAGTTATTGTTAGcttcaaaaaagacaaaaactttCTGTGGGGTGTTTTGCGAACGAGCAACGCCTGGCGGATATTTGAAGTTTTTacacttttttattttcctcatatttcaaaaaattgtttcagAATCAAACTGTATTTAAAACAAACCTTACCTTTAATGAGTTCGTGGCCCCCCCGAGCGAAGTTTGTAGACGATCTAACCCTCCTAGAGATAGTGCCAAGGAACTCTCCACCAGTCATGAACTTCCTCGTGGAGGACATCCATGAGTATGCGAACAGTCATAACTTGAGATTAAATCCAAAAAATGTAATACAATGGCGGTTGACTTTCTTGAGTATAACAGCTGCGTGTGGAGTCCCATTGTTATCGGCAACACGGTCGTGAAGCGCGCGAGCGAATTTAAACTACTCGGTATCGTCATTTCGCACGACCTTACGTGGGACGTACATTGTGCAGTTATACTCAAGAAAGCCAACAAAAGGCTACATGCGCTTCGCCAACTTAAAAAAAGTGGTGTGTCTGAGAAAGATTTAGTTGCTGTGTATTGTACACTAATCAGATCGGTGATCGAGTACGGCTTCGTCGTTTTTGCAAACATGACAAAACGGCTTTGTAATGCGCTggaaaaaattccaaaacaagCCCTGTCTATAATCTACCCGGCAATCAGTTATGATGATGCTCTTGCAAAAGCAAATCTTGTCAGTCTTGAATGCCGCAGGCACGACCTTTGTTATAAATACATTAATAGTTTGCCTGAAGATCACCCAGTAAAGAGGATTATATATGCAAGAACAGTGGATATACCACAACATTATGAGCCACGCTCGAATGCTAGCCGTCGCCTTGCTCCTGCTCGTACAAACAGACTTAGCGAATTCGTATCTGTAAAATATTTGAATGTCTAGTGGCGTGCTGtgtataattttatttaatgtTTCGTCCGCTTACTGCTATTGCACTGTTCCTGTAATTCAGTCATGTAACCTTTTAGTGACTGCGAAAGGAAGTAATAAacacatattattattattattattattattatatagaGCTCTAATCTTCTACATTATAGAACttttcaaaatcatttttagttgCGGAGGAGTGAAAGTCGTTAATTTCGCCTCAAAATATAGCTTTTTCGAGTTTGAATGAAAGATGACAATCTTCAGAGACTGCATCATTTCAATGAAGCACATACCATTAGAAAACTTGTCATAAGGGATCTTTGAAACTGCAGTTAGTTTTTGAAAATCGAAAAAGACCACACCCAATTTAGAACTGTGCTTTGTTTTCCCACCTTTTTAAAagtaggaaaacaaaaaaaacaaaaacctctAGAAACCAAAGTCAGCGACAACATTTTTAGAGCAACGCTAAGATTTTTCAAAACTGTTTCTCGAAGTATTTTTTACAGCCTTATTGGACCAGGAAAGCCTGGTAGGTGTGATAAAAACTGATAAAACGTCAAAGACCataagaaataattttaaaataggTTTTGAAAATCCATTTATGCTTAAGTCGTAGCGTTGTTCTAGCTATATTATGGCCAAAATTCGTTTCGATAAGAGGTTTAAAAGTGGGGAAAACAAGGCACAGTTCTGAATTTGGGTGAGGCCTTTTTAACTAAATTAATCACGATTTATTACGGTTTTCTGCATCAAAACAAGTAATCGAGACAATTACaaatgtaatttgtaaaataaaaatcgtgtattaatttgatttcaTTGGACTGGAGATTTTAGTTTTCAATACTGTAATACCACAAAAACAAGATCAGTTCAGTtaataaaactgaaattttATTTGGATTTGCTCGGGTTTATATATATTTCTACTCTATATGACAAGGTTGATAATGCATTGTATTTGCGTGCACTTTTAACTgactttgctttatttttactCGTTTTCGTTCTCGCTTTTTTGACACTCTAGGTTCTGATTGGTCAGGGTGAATTTTGACGGTGGATGTTTTTTCAGGAGATCAACAATTAACTGGCAGATCCCATCTTTGTTAATGTGCTCTTTATCAGAAAATTCGATGCCTCCCTTGAACCTGCTTTTCATTGCGTTGACCAGCATTCTTGTATCGATTTCCTTTGGCATTGGAGTTTCTGTTGGGATTGCCAAATATGAAAGTCTCCAGTATGCATCTGGCCAAGGTCTTTTATTCTTGAAATAGACTCTTATGACGTTCCCGTCAGGATGAGGCCATATATCGACACGTGATTCATCTCTTTTGATTGGCAAGGTCAGTTTGTATTCCTTCTTCGCTCCATATGAGACAATAATGGGCCAGGATGGTAGGCGACCATCTTTGTCGGTTTTGGTGTCCAAGTAGATGTCACAGTTCATGATAATCGTTACTTTCTCGGCTTTCTTAAAGATCAGCTTTTGACAGTATCCTCCATTTAATATTAGGAACTCTTGCTGTTTTGAATCTTTGGCACAAATACGTCTATTCATGTTGGCACTACCACATTTGTAGAAGTGTACTTCGTCTGGATTAACACCAGTAATGATGATGTTGTGATGCATCCTTTGAAGTTCAACTACTTCTCCAGATCCAACTCCAACAACTACTGTGTTGATTCGTACTAAAGAGAACCTGTCAGCAACTTTAACGATCACTTTTCCTGATCCTTCAACAAAATTGTTAGCAAAGATGATACTTTTTGAGGACATTTCCCCAAGTCTGTAggttttgccttttgttttggcCAAGACAATATTTTCACCATTTCCAACATAAATTTCATTGCCGATATCAGACGAGAGCTCTGTTGAATCAATGTACGAGTCGTAATCTTGTCCAAGCTCACTTTCAATGTGTCTGAGTTGCTCATAAATGAATTGCACTGTTTCCTTCGTCGACTTGCGCTCGAATTCACCATCACTTTTTCTAAAGAGAATCGCTGGAAAACGCTGGCCAAAATCTAGTATATGGTCGAGTAAATTGGTTTTGTGTTCAAGCCTTTTCCAGTTTTGATCAATAAAGACAATGTTATCGGAGCTATCCTTGAAGACCAGTTCATCATTTTTAATAGTGACCTTCAACTCGTCGAAGCTTTCTATGGACTCAAATCTTAAGACATTTCCAAAATCATCTTCCTTTATTGTGGCAGTGCTTCCTTTTGTTGTGAAAGATACTCGAATAACTTTAGCCCTGTTTCTCTCCAAGTCATTAAAGTTATTACCGGGCTCAAAGATAAGTTTTCTTTTGGTGTTATCAATTTTTAAAGAGCCTAAGTTTTTGTTGTCGTCACCTTCGGCTTGGATGACTTCAACAGAAGCCAAGACAATGTTGCCATGGTCATCTTGTAAGAGGTCGATCTCAAGTCGTTTCTCTGACGGTTTCCATTCGCCAAATATGGTTGTTCTACATCTGATGGTCTCACCGTCATCTCCCATTATAACAGAAATCGTTAAAACGTCCTTCACCTGAGGGCCATGAATAACGTACGTGTCTGCACCTTTTCCACCGTTCAAGATGTGTCTACCACGTCCACTCACCAAAGTATCATCTCCATCTTTGGCATCAATGGTAGTTTCTCCTCCAACAGCCATCAGAAGGTTTGCCTTGTCATTGCCAATGATTTCCTTGCACGATGGCGTACCGATAACATTTCTAGCGTTTTCCATTATTCTACCAGGTCCTTCCGACGTGTATATTCTACCGGAATCTGAACCAGGACCGGTGCCAATTTCTATTTTGGTAACTTTGTATTCTGAATCGGTGTAATATTTAAACGAAATAGTGTTCATTACGTCAACACCAAAAGTTATTTTGAGGGTTTTCTTCAGACTTCTCAACAAGACTATTACGTCCCTTTCACTTTCGTCAGGACCTTCGAAAAGGTTCGTCTCGTCAAGTATAAAACGACTCGCCCCACTATAATATTTAGCACTAAAAGACACTAAACTACGACAGCCACTGGGTGGACGATGAACTTCCACTGTTTTTATGTTCTTTGCGTAAATGAGATGTGGTTCCATAATGCCGACATTTTGTTCACTGTTCAATTTCACATCTAAGTCTAGAAGAGCCCAGTTCTGATAAAACTGTTGTAGTCCCCCCGGACACGACTCTGGAGTTTTCATGAACTGTACTATCAGTGTATTCTCTCCACTACCTCCTACGATGTATTTAGCCCATTTAAATCCCCCGTCAGGAAATCCGTCAACCTTCACTTGATGTTCTGGCATAGTCGTTCCAACAGAAACAACGTTGTCTCCTTTATTAGTGTAAACTACGTCACCAAGACCATAAGACAAGTCAATTACGTTATGTTCGTTATCACCGATGATAGTTGTAGGGATGTAATTTGATGGGCTTAGGAGATCAGCAGGTGGTGAGCCAGCTACTTTTTCAAACTTGTCAGATAA
The nucleotide sequence above comes from Acropora muricata isolate sample 2 chromosome 12, ASM3666990v1, whole genome shotgun sequence. Encoded proteins:
- the LOC136892832 gene encoding uncharacterized protein; amino-acid sequence: MFSSSYDANELVIKLNSDLAHVRNWLIENKLQMHPSKSKLMFIGSSYNLNNKNTEQPVVVNNTPVSRTDTHKCLGVLIDEKLSWDSHIDMICKKASAGIGAMRRIKPYVPVDSLEKVYKSLVQPYFEYCSPLWDNCGKLLKDKLQRFQSRAARVLTGAIYDIRSADIIQTLSWDTLDARRFSAKSTLMDKILNDDTAPSLRSSFVRRNVDQTDYHLRNSATDLTLPKPKREFLKRSFKYSGAMLWNQLPNEAKLAESIHSFNKCIKT